TTCCCGCAGATAAACGGCGGTCTCCTGAGCCTGTCCCTGAAAGTAGGCTGTTGTAGTTTCAACAGGTTGAGGGGTACGCGAGACCGGCTCCTTTGCGGGTAAATGGGGTTCTTCCATCAGTCCGACGATTTCCGTACGGATTGCAGTAACCTCAATTTCGCGGGCCGTGTGTTTGTAGCCATAGAGTCGCTGATGTTCCTGTTCGAACTGCGTACGCTCATCCAGTCCCTGCTGGCAACGAACCTGTATCGTGGCGTCGGTGCCAAGGTAACGCATCTCAAGGGAATGTTCGGGGTCTTTGATCCGTTCCGGAGGAATACCTTCCGCGCGGACTTCGTCGTAAACACTCTGGTCGAGCGCTGCAAAGCGGTTCTGCAGTTCCTGCTGTAATTTATCTGACCAGGTCTCAAGAACCGACTGCTGACCAAAACGGCGTACATCGGCCTGCCCGATACCAAAGGCACTGAGGATACCGGAATAAGGATGGATCAGTACTTCGTGAATTCCCAGAGAACGGGCGATGGCACACGCATGTTGAGAACCGGCGCCGCCAAAACTGACCAGCACGTAGTCTGCAGGATCGTAACCACGGGCTACGGAAATGTTGCGGATCGCACGTACCATGTTGGCATTGGCGATCTGCAGGAACCCCTCAGCCAGTTCGAGGGGAGTGTATGTTTTTCCCATCGGGGAGGCGGCAATTTCCTCGCAGAGCGCCGTCAGACGCTGTTCGACCGCACCATGATCGAGAGCAAACGGGAATCTGCTTGGGAGAATCTTTCCGAGGAAAAGATTCAGGTCAGTCACTGTCAGGGGGCCACCTCGTCCATAGCAGGCAGGGCCCGGATCCGCGCCTGCACTGGCGGGGCCGACGTGGAGCTTGATGCCGTCAAATCCGCAGATACTTCCCCCGCCGGCTGCGACGGTTTCGATGCTCAGCATCGGGGCAACGATCCGCACGCCGGCTTTACGGGTTTCGAATTCCCGCTCATAGACGCCGTCAAAGCGAGAGACATCGGTGCTGGTCCCTCCCATATCAAAGCCGATCGAACGGGGGAAACCAGCTATTTCAGCGACTCGGGAATAACCTATCACACCTCCCGCGGGGCCCGAGAGGATGCTGTCTTTGCCGACGAAATGGGACGCGTCAACCAGACCGCCGGCGGAGGTCATCAGTTTGAGTTCGCAATTTTCCAGCGGAGTGCGGAGCTTCTTAATGTAGTCTTTAAGGATCGGATTCAGGTAGGCGTCCATGACCGTCGTGTCGCCGCGCGAGACGATTTTGATGAGTGGTGAAAGTCGGCTGGAAACGCTGATTTCATCAAAGCCGGCCTCTTCCGCGAGTCGGGCGACGAGTTCTTCATGCTCTGGGTTGGCAAAGGAGTGCAGCAGGCAGATCGCCAGAGATTCGACGCCGGTTGCTTTGAGTTCTGCTAACTGCTGGCGGATGATTTGCGGGTCAGGGGGCTGGAGAACATGCCCCTCAGAGTCGATTCGCTCGTTGATTTCGACCGTGCTTTCGAACAGAGGCTCCGGTTTCTGGATCATGAGATCGAATAGCCGGGGGCGATCCTGGTTACCGATCAGGAGCACATCTGCGAAGCCTTTGGTGGTAATGAATGCGGTGCGGGCACCGTTACGGGTGAGCAGGGCGTTTGTCCCACGTGTCGTGCCGAGTTTCACAATGACATTGGAAATCGGTTCGGTTTTTTTGAGGCCGAGGATCCAGCGAATAGCGAGAACCGGAGCTTCTTCGCCTGATGAAAGTTCATAACCAGACGAGACAGAAACAGACTCAGGCAGACCGGGCGTGATTTGTAGAGAACCGGTGGCGGTGTCAAAGGAAGTTACTTGTGCCGAATGCACAGTCTGTCCCGCTTCATTCAGAAATACGATCTGGTATTCCTGCCAGAATTCTGCCGGATCACCCTGCCGGGAAGGGTCGATAATGATCGTGGGATCAGGGATTTCCTGTATACGCCCTTTGGTGACACCCGAACTAAGAGTCTTAAAGGGGATGAACTCATTCCGGGGAGAGCGGGCGATACAGTCTGTGAAGGTGCCGCCGACGTCGATCCAGAATTCCCACTTTTTTTCGATCTGATCCATTTTTGAGCCATTCATATCAGCAAAAATTTCGTAGCGATTCCCCGGATTTTGGTGGAATTTTTTGAATTGCCTGACGTAGACTTACGTATGAAATAACAGAACCGGCGGGCGGACACAACGAACCTGCCGGGAAGTCGGACCCGGGGATCCGGCTGTGGTAAATTATGAAAAACAAAAGAGTTTCTGCTGGTACTTGAATTATGTGCAGTGTGGCTTATAATTGTCTCGCCCGCCTGCCCTTCCTCAAAACCGCAGTGCCGGCGGAACCGATGTTTAAAACGATGACCCATTCCGTGTTCGTCTGGAACATCTTTTCTCAATCACATGGAGAATTCAGTCAATGAACAACTACAGTCCTGACTACTATGACCAGGATACGACGGCCGGCCGCGGTATGTTTGCAATCGATGCGATTGCAGAAGAGCGCGCTGCTTTTATCCGCAAAACGTACATGCACCTGACCGGTGCGATCTTTGTGTTTATGGGACTGGAATTTATCATTTTCAGTTCCCCCACCTTACTGCGCAGCGTACTGAGCCTGTTTACCGCCAGTCCCTGGATTATTTTGATTGCCTTCCTGGGAGCCAGCTGGTTAGCCAGTTCACTGGCATCAAGTGCGAAGTCCCTGGGGACACAGTATCTGGGCTTGGGATTATATACCCTGGCGGAAGCGATTATCTTTGTGCCGATCCTGTTTCTTGCCAGTCAGATGTCTAACCCGACCGTGATTCCGATTGCGGCGGTCATAACCCTCTGTATCTTCGGGGGCTTGACAGCTTACGTACTCGTGACGGGCGCAGACTTCTCCTTCCTGGGGGGAGGGCTGACGATTGCCCTGCTGGCAGCAATCGGGATTGCCATCGGTGCTGCGATCTTTGGAATCTCACTCGGACTCTGGTTTGCTGCTGCCATGGTCGTGCTGATGAGTGGTTTCATTCTGTATGAAACTTCGAATGTCCTGCATCAGTACTCGACCGATCAGTACGTTTCGGCTTCACTGGCGCTGTTCGCCTCCGTTGCCACTCTGTTCTGGTACGTGCTGCGGATCGTAATGATGTTTGCTTCGGAAGACTAAGCAATACGCTGGTTGGACGAACCAACAATAGAAAATAGAGACCGGGTAGAGCATTTCTATCCGGTCTTTTTTGCGCATTAAACTTGAGGTCTCAAGGCTTCCAGTTCGAAATTCGGGCGCAACTTAACCTGTATAGAGACCGCCGACGTATTCCCCGTAACCATTATAGATCTGGGTGTCGTAGCGTTTCTCGGTGCCCAGCATCCATTCCGTGCGTTGGCTCCAGCGGGGATGAGGTTGATCCGGATTCACATTGGCGACGAACCCGTATTCCCCTGGATTTACCGTGTTCCAGAAGGTCGCGGGTTGCTCTGCGGTGAGTTTGATCTTTTCGATCGATTTACCCGACTTGAAGCCGTATTTCCAGGGAACGACCAAACGGATTGGCGCTCCATTTTGTTTCAACAGTGGCTTCCCATACAGGCCGGTGGCGATGAAAGCGAGATCGTTCATCGCTTCCTCAATGGTCAGACCTTCGGTATAAGGCCAGGGCCAGGTGCCAGCTCCACTTCTCTCCATGTAAGGCGCCTCCTGGGGTTTGTTGAACGTTTCAAAGGCGACGTACTTGGCTGAGGGTTTCGGTTCAACCAGCTTAAGCAGACTTGCCAGCGGGAAACCGGTCCAGGGAACACACATGGCCCAGGTTTCGACGCAACGATGGCGGTAGGCCCGCTCTTCGAACTGCATTTCCCTGTAGAGGTCATCCAGGTCAAACGTGCGGGGTTTGGCACAATCTCCTTCGATAGAGACCGCCCAAGGCGTAGTCTGAAATTTTCCGACGTACTTCCAGGCTTCTTTACTGGTGGGGCCTGTGAATTCGTAGAAGTTCGTGAACTCCTCTGCCTCGATTTCTGCTGTTTCAGGGCGGCCGTATTTAAAAGCTTCATTCCGCTTAGCCGGATAGATGGACTGCAGGGCTTCCGGCAATGGTTCGACTGCTCCCGCCTGTTCGATTTCTTCCTTGGTTGCCTGTTCACAGCCGGAGAGCAGATCAGCGAAGCCGGCGACACCCAGGCCATAGCCCATCAGTTTGAGGAATTCACGGCGATGCGATTTGCGCTTCTGATAAACGGATTCGGGGGTGTGGGCATGTTCCGGGACATGCCAGATTTTTCGGAGCAGGTGATTCATCAGAGTTCCTTTGATCTGAGATCAGAGCTTGAAGCAATTTGGGGCGAGAAAGACACTTCCATGGTCCTGATCAGGAGGAGTTTCACCCCGGGGAGTTTTAAAGTTGAGCTATGCAATCAGTATAACCGTCAGTCTGGGCGCAAAATAGCCTGTTTCAGAGATCAGATCAATCTTTCTATCTTTTCCATTTCAACCCATGACCGAAGTTAGAGGTGGTTGTTTACGCAATAAATTTTAACCAGACTTCTCAATTTGACATGCGGGGTTGAAAAAACCATTGCTGAGAAGACTGGTGTGAGTGATTGAGAATAGATCCATGAAATTCGACATTGTAATTATCGGAAGCGGTCCTGCTGGTCAGAAGGCGGCGATAGCAGCTTCGAAACTGGGGAAACGGGTTGCGATCATCGAACGCAATTTTCGCGGCATGGGGGGCGTCTGTCTGCACAAAGGGACGATTCCTTCCAAGACGATGCGCGAAGCAATCTTATATTTAACCGGATATCGGCATCGGGACGTCTACAGCAAATGGTATCGTCGGAAGCGACGAGTCACGATGCAGGACTTGCGACTGAAGCTGGCTGATGTCGCAGAGCATGAACTGGAAATCATCCACGATCAGCTTGAACGGAACGGCGTCGACATCTTTATTGGAGAAGCTCAGTTTGTCAGCCCGCATGAAGTAGCTGTCGACTGTGAGACCGGACGCAAGATTTTGCACGGGGATTACATTCTGGTCGCTACCGGCACCAAGCCTTCGCGGCCGCCTCATATCCCCTTTGATGGCGAAACGATTTTTGATTCCGATGAAATTATCGATCTGAAACAGATTCCCCGATCGATGATCGTCGTGGGCGGTGGTGTGATCGGCATCGAATACGCAATCATGTTCGCCACTTTGGGTGTCGAAGTTACCGTACTCGATGGTCGGGAGCACCTGCTCGAGTTCTGTGATCGTGAAATTATCGACGCTCTGATTCATCATGCCCGTTCACTGGGGATGGTTTTCCGGATGGGCGAAGAAGTCGTTGGAATTGAGCGGTTTTCCGATTCAATGGCCGCAGTGCAGACCGAGAGTGGCAAACGACTGGTGGCCGATTCGGTATTGTATACTGTGGGACGTGTGGGAGATGCGGACGAACTGAATTTCCAGGCCGCGGGGCTCGAACCGGATGAACGCGGTCGTCTGTGGTGCAACGAAGATCATCAGACCTGGGTACCTCATATTTACGGTGCGGGCGATATTGTTGGTTTTCCTGCTCTAGCCAGTGTGTCTATGGAGCAGGGCCGCCGTGTGATCTGCAACGCTTTTAATGAACCATTTGAAGCGTTTGATCTGATGCCTTACGGGCTGTTCACGATCCCGGAAATTTCGATGGTGGGTAAAACCGAACAGCAGCTGACTGAAGCTCACATTCCTTATGAAGTCGGCGCGGCACGCTATCGTGAAATTGCCCGCGGGCAGATCTCGGGTGACCGGGACGGGATGCTGAAGATTCTGTTTCACCGTGAGACACTCAAGATTCTAGGGATCCACGCGATTGGGGAAGCGGCAACCGAAATCGTACACATCGGACAGACGGTAATGTCATTTGGAGGCACGATTGAATATTTCCGCAACGCAGTATTCAATTATCCGACGATGGCAGAATGCTATAAAGTCGCGGCTTTCGATGCACTGGAAAAAATGAGTCTGGATCGACTCTTCGAAGCATCGAAGACATCCAAAGCAGCTGCTCCGTTGAATAAAGAGCTGCAGGAGACACAGGAGGAAGCATCCTCAGTGGAAGTCCTCACTCAGACGAAGTGAGGCAGTAAAAAGGAAAAACCGAGAACAGCTTTAGGCGCTCCGTAACCGCTCGAGCGCCTGGTGGAAATCATCAGGCGCTCCCGCGGAGAGCTTCATTTTCAATCCCGTCACCGGATGCGCAAACTCGATCTGTTCAGCGTGTAATGCCTGTCGGGTGATTAACTGCCGGTCTGTTTCCAGTCGTTCGTCATTGCCATAAAAATCGTCGGCGATAATGGGAAAGCCAAGATCGGCCAGATGCACACGGATCTGATGCAGGCGTCCCGTCTGTGGAAAAGCACGGACCAGCGAATATCCGGTATACCGTTCAAGGACTTCGAAACGCGTATAAGCGGACTTGGCTTTTTTCGCTTGGGGGTGTGTCGACATGCAGACCCCGGCCTGGGTGGGATGCTCACCGATGGCAGCATCGTTCTCGAAGTGATCGTCCGGA
This is a stretch of genomic DNA from Gimesia sp.. It encodes these proteins:
- a CDS encoding hydantoinase B/oxoprolinase family protein, translated to MDQIEKKWEFWIDVGGTFTDCIARSPRNEFIPFKTLSSGVTKGRIQEIPDPTIIIDPSRQGDPAEFWQEYQIVFLNEAGQTVHSAQVTSFDTATGSLQITPGLPESVSVSSGYELSSGEEAPVLAIRWILGLKKTEPISNVIVKLGTTRGTNALLTRNGARTAFITTKGFADVLLIGNQDRPRLFDLMIQKPEPLFESTVEINERIDSEGHVLQPPDPQIIRQQLAELKATGVESLAICLLHSFANPEHEELVARLAEEAGFDEISVSSRLSPLIKIVSRGDTTVMDAYLNPILKDYIKKLRTPLENCELKLMTSAGGLVDASHFVGKDSILSGPAGGVIGYSRVAEIAGFPRSIGFDMGGTSTDVSRFDGVYEREFETRKAGVRIVAPMLSIETVAAGGGSICGFDGIKLHVGPASAGADPGPACYGRGGPLTVTDLNLFLGKILPSRFPFALDHGAVEQRLTALCEEIAASPMGKTYTPLELAEGFLQIANANMVRAIRNISVARGYDPADYVLVSFGGAGSQHACAIARSLGIHEVLIHPYSGILSAFGIGQADVRRFGQQSVLETWSDKLQQELQNRFAALDQSVYDEVRAEGIPPERIKDPEHSLEMRYLGTDATIQVRCQQGLDERTQFEQEHQRLYGYKHTAREIEVTAIRTEIVGLMEEPHLPAKEPVSRTPQPVETTTAYFQGQAQETAVYLREDLQPGDQLAGPAIICEAISTVIIDPGFTAEILSRGETLMRETSPQSGGHADISTEADPVMLEIFNNLFASIAEQMGITLQKTSISTNVKERLDFSCAVFSATGDLVVNAPHIPVHLGAMSETVKRIIADNPDLGPGDVFVTNDPYRGGSHLPDVTVITPVHHPESGELVFFTASRAHHAEIGGIVPGSMPPFSKTLADEGVLIRNFKLVDHGTSREAELRELLLSGEHPSRSVADNLSDVSAQVAANNCGVTLLNDLVHRYSLPVVQAYMKHIQQAATEKMQLALISIEDGDYSFTDHLDNGAPLCVKISIQGSRAIVDFTGTGPVLETNLNANRAIVNAAVLYVFRCLIQEDIPLNSGVLAPVEIILPECFLNPPERDSPAKCAAMVGGNVETSQRTVDTLLGALGKAAASQGTMNNLTFGDETFGYYETICGGSGATADSAGTDAVHTHMTNTRLTDAEIIERRYPVRLHEFSIRTGSGGAGQHRGGDGIVRRIEFLKPLRISLLSERRGDYAPFGLDGGEPGQIGENLLQKAGTSTEESLGGKLSISVDAGDTLTIKTPGGGGYGTPGNTPAK
- a CDS encoding Bax inhibitor-1 family protein, with translation MNNYSPDYYDQDTTAGRGMFAIDAIAEERAAFIRKTYMHLTGAIFVFMGLEFIIFSSPTLLRSVLSLFTASPWIILIAFLGASWLASSLASSAKSLGTQYLGLGLYTLAEAIIFVPILFLASQMSNPTVIPIAAVITLCIFGGLTAYVLVTGADFSFLGGGLTIALLAAIGIAIGAAIFGISLGLWFAAAMVVLMSGFILYETSNVLHQYSTDQYVSASLALFASVATLFWYVLRIVMMFASED
- the msrP gene encoding protein-methionine-sulfoxide reductase catalytic subunit MsrP is translated as MNHLLRKIWHVPEHAHTPESVYQKRKSHRREFLKLMGYGLGVAGFADLLSGCEQATKEEIEQAGAVEPLPEALQSIYPAKRNEAFKYGRPETAEIEAEEFTNFYEFTGPTSKEAWKYVGKFQTTPWAVSIEGDCAKPRTFDLDDLYREMQFEERAYRHRCVETWAMCVPWTGFPLASLLKLVEPKPSAKYVAFETFNKPQEAPYMERSGAGTWPWPYTEGLTIEEAMNDLAFIATGLYGKPLLKQNGAPIRLVVPWKYGFKSGKSIEKIKLTAEQPATFWNTVNPGEYGFVANVNPDQPHPRWSQRTEWMLGTEKRYDTQIYNGYGEYVGGLYTG
- the sthA gene encoding Si-specific NAD(P)(+) transhydrogenase, which translates into the protein MKFDIVIIGSGPAGQKAAIAASKLGKRVAIIERNFRGMGGVCLHKGTIPSKTMREAILYLTGYRHRDVYSKWYRRKRRVTMQDLRLKLADVAEHELEIIHDQLERNGVDIFIGEAQFVSPHEVAVDCETGRKILHGDYILVATGTKPSRPPHIPFDGETIFDSDEIIDLKQIPRSMIVVGGGVIGIEYAIMFATLGVEVTVLDGREHLLEFCDREIIDALIHHARSLGMVFRMGEEVVGIERFSDSMAAVQTESGKRLVADSVLYTVGRVGDADELNFQAAGLEPDERGRLWCNEDHQTWVPHIYGAGDIVGFPALASVSMEQGRRVICNAFNEPFEAFDLMPYGLFTIPEISMVGKTEQQLTEAHIPYEVGAARYREIARGQISGDRDGMLKILFHRETLKILGIHAIGEAATEIVHIGQTVMSFGGTIEYFRNAVFNYPTMAECYKVAAFDALEKMSLDRLFEASKTSKAAAPLNKELQETQEEASSVEVLTQTK